A single region of the Hoeflea prorocentri genome encodes:
- a CDS encoding substrate-binding domain-containing protein produces the protein MMKTIMAAATATVIATGAWAQDIAVIGGSINDGFWNILKKGVEDATLMVEANGGSVNYMLVQNYDNFGPDLVTLIEQAVAQDVDGIAIPVWVPESQMPALKAARDAGIVITMYNAGQDKMKELDALNYFGSDEYVAGVAGGKYMAENGAKKIMCHIQIPGAINLEARCKGVVDGAKEVGSEVYVVRVPANLDQDMVGTSEALKAELIGDDSIDGVVTLAAWASDAAANAISELGATDRVKLGTFDMSAAVLDRIQAGTQAMAIDQQPYLQGFLSTATLFAHLKFGTEIIAEPVLTGPAIVDASNIESALAGVKLGAR, from the coding sequence ATGATGAAAACCATAATGGCCGCGGCGACCGCCACGGTAATAGCAACCGGCGCCTGGGCGCAGGATATCGCCGTGATCGGTGGCTCGATCAACGATGGCTTCTGGAACATTCTCAAAAAGGGTGTTGAAGACGCAACCCTCATGGTCGAAGCCAATGGTGGCTCGGTCAACTATATGCTGGTTCAAAACTACGACAATTTTGGACCCGATCTTGTGACCCTTATCGAGCAGGCCGTTGCGCAGGACGTTGACGGCATCGCAATCCCGGTCTGGGTGCCCGAGTCTCAGATGCCTGCCCTGAAAGCCGCCCGTGATGCCGGTATCGTCATCACAATGTACAACGCCGGCCAGGACAAGATGAAGGAGCTGGACGCGCTGAACTACTTTGGCTCGGACGAATATGTCGCGGGTGTCGCCGGTGGCAAATACATGGCCGAAAACGGCGCGAAGAAGATCATGTGTCACATTCAGATCCCCGGCGCGATCAACCTCGAAGCACGCTGCAAGGGCGTCGTGGACGGGGCTAAGGAAGTCGGCAGCGAAGTTTATGTTGTGCGTGTGCCTGCCAACCTCGACCAGGACATGGTCGGCACGTCTGAGGCGTTGAAAGCTGAATTGATCGGTGACGACAGCATCGATGGCGTTGTTACCCTGGCGGCCTGGGCCTCAGACGCAGCGGCCAACGCGATCTCGGAGCTTGGCGCGACTGACCGCGTGAAGCTTGGCACGTTCGACATGAGCGCTGCGGTGCTTGATCGTATCCAGGCCGGCACCCAGGCCATGGCGATTGACCAGCAGCCTTATCTTCAGGGCTTCCTGTCAACCGCAACACTGTTTGCGCACCTCAAATTCGGCACGGAAATCATCGCAGAGCCTGTGTTGACCGGTCCCGCGATTGTCGATGCGAGCAATATCGAGAGCGCTCTCGCTGGTGTGAAGCTCGGCGCACGCTGA
- a CDS encoding LacI family DNA-binding transcriptional regulator, with translation MVKRPTIPDLAEFAGVSVSTVNRVVNGSDSVRQPTRERILRAAEEIGFYGLGSIEHEVKRWRETHKLGVLLQQGNRAFSRTVSDALYRAAAEDLDGTVELTVEFLDDLTADTVAARLIDLGERCESVALLAAGHPILSNAIDTVLQTGVPVTALVSQLSAKGNVSFVGLDNWKVGRTAAWAFDKIVRQPGKIGILVGNHRYRCQELNESGFRSYFREYNPSFTLLEPLSTYESAAVAREKTEYLLAEHPDMCGLFVSGGGITGALAALRDQPRREDFFTVGYELYDATRTALIDGTLNFVISHPFEIFARKALATMIKAKKNGSDAGAQNVSLEFDIYTSENV, from the coding sequence ATGGTCAAGCGTCCGACGATTCCAGATCTAGCCGAGTTTGCCGGAGTTTCCGTGTCCACCGTAAACCGGGTGGTCAACGGGAGTGACAGTGTACGCCAACCGACGAGGGAACGCATTTTGCGCGCTGCCGAGGAAATCGGCTTCTATGGTCTCGGCTCCATTGAACATGAAGTGAAGCGCTGGCGCGAAACTCATAAACTGGGCGTGCTTCTGCAACAGGGCAACCGCGCCTTCAGCCGTACGGTAAGCGATGCTTTGTATCGTGCTGCAGCGGAGGATCTGGACGGCACGGTCGAATTGACCGTGGAATTTCTCGACGATCTGACAGCGGACACGGTCGCCGCGCGGCTGATTGATCTGGGAGAGCGTTGCGAATCCGTGGCGCTTCTTGCTGCCGGTCACCCGATCCTGTCAAATGCTATCGATACGGTTCTGCAAACGGGTGTTCCGGTAACCGCACTGGTCTCCCAGCTTTCGGCCAAGGGCAATGTCAGTTTTGTCGGGCTTGATAACTGGAAAGTGGGGCGGACAGCCGCCTGGGCTTTCGACAAAATCGTAAGGCAACCCGGCAAGATCGGCATTCTTGTAGGCAATCACCGTTATCGCTGCCAGGAACTGAACGAAAGTGGATTCCGCTCCTATTTCCGCGAATACAATCCCAGCTTTACTCTTCTGGAGCCGCTATCGACCTACGAGTCCGCTGCAGTAGCCCGTGAGAAGACCGAATATCTGCTCGCCGAGCATCCGGACATGTGCGGGCTTTTCGTATCAGGCGGCGGCATTACCGGCGCACTGGCGGCCTTGCGCGACCAGCCTCGCAGGGAAGATTTCTTCACTGTCGGTTATGAGCTGTATGATGCGACGCGAACAGCCTTGATTGACGGAACGCTGAACTTTGTCATCTCGCACCCGTTCGAAATATTTGCGCGAAAGGCCCTCGCGACCATGATCAAGGCAAAGAAGAACGGAAGCGACGCGGGGGCACAAAATGTGTCGCTGGAGTTCGATATCTATACGTCGGAGAATGTGTGA
- a CDS encoding NAD-dependent epimerase/dehydratase family protein, translating into MSRRRILVCGAGGFIGNHLVNRLKEEGHWVRGADLKYPDFSKTAADDFQIADLSRQDRCAGVFDTGFDEVYQLAADMGGAGYIFTGENDANVMHNSASINLNVLEAARRSGTSKVFYSSSACVYPEHNQLDANNPITSEDSAYPAAPDSEYGWEKLFSERLYLAFNRNAGMHNRIARYHNVFGPLGTWTGGREKVPAALCRKIAEAPNGGTIEIWGDGEQTRSFLYVEECVEATLRLTHSSLAEPVNIGSEEMVSINQLAALIMDIAGKKLSIRHIPGPLGVRGRNSDNRLIREKLGWEPDYGLAKGIEATYRWIFDQVSRGQDAAETA; encoded by the coding sequence TTGTCGCGTAGGAGAATACTGGTTTGCGGTGCCGGTGGTTTTATCGGAAATCACCTTGTCAATCGACTGAAAGAAGAGGGGCATTGGGTTCGCGGTGCGGACCTGAAATATCCCGATTTCAGCAAGACGGCGGCGGATGATTTTCAGATCGCAGACCTGAGCAGGCAGGATAGATGTGCCGGCGTCTTCGACACGGGATTTGATGAGGTCTATCAGCTCGCCGCCGACATGGGCGGCGCCGGCTACATCTTTACCGGCGAGAACGACGCCAATGTTATGCACAATTCCGCATCCATCAATCTGAACGTGCTGGAAGCGGCGCGGCGTAGCGGGACCAGCAAGGTTTTCTACTCTTCGTCAGCCTGTGTTTATCCCGAGCACAACCAGTTGGATGCGAACAATCCGATAACCAGTGAAGACAGCGCCTACCCGGCCGCTCCCGACAGCGAATATGGATGGGAGAAGCTCTTCAGCGAACGCCTTTACCTGGCCTTCAACCGCAATGCCGGCATGCACAACAGAATTGCCCGATATCATAATGTCTTCGGCCCGCTCGGCACCTGGACCGGCGGACGGGAAAAGGTTCCGGCCGCCCTTTGCAGAAAAATTGCCGAAGCCCCCAATGGCGGTACGATTGAGATATGGGGAGACGGTGAACAGACCCGCTCTTTCCTTTATGTCGAGGAATGTGTGGAGGCGACCTTGCGCTTGACGCATTCCAGCCTCGCGGAACCGGTGAATATCGGTTCGGAAGAGATGGTTTCGATCAATCAGCTCGCAGCGCTGATCATGGACATCGCCGGCAAGAAACTCTCGATCAGACATATCCCCGGTCCGCTCGGCGTAAGAGGCAGAAACTCGGACAACAGGCTGATCCGCGAGAAACTCGGTTGGGAGCCGGACTACGGGCTGGCAAAGGGCATCGAAGCGACCTACCGGTGGATTTTTGATCAGGTCTCGCGCGGGCAGGATGCGGCAGAAACCGCATGA
- a CDS encoding glycosyltransferase, with protein MTDAKIAIVDPTFLEYGGHHMTCLETLQKALQPHQAVFYIHRHSSSDVSNILDDVRFEFATEQHRLSNQRVKRQMKPVRWTISQTVRRLGGKPADRLNGKHYVRELERLFDAYGPSDHLISPTTRADMLGSLITVASSRKTETLPHVHLRFLEYAPESDSALATANYERLAELSAENPHIHIYTETQTLRRHFEDRFGIKGIGSAILQPGPTVPAVERKAMSDKIRIGYLGGNLRRNKGFERIPAIVGLTMQKVAGTALENKIEFVIQLAHDENSIALRKELSELPGIAQGQLRFVEGDHDLEAFTALLASCDVMLFPYSQAREQVLAGSGILIDAVIHGVPLVSAPISTLSEFVEEETGKIASSDQEFADAIVEIASDIGTYGANAARRSLEFSEAWRTNDLVTNVRRSLQDADA; from the coding sequence ATGACCGATGCCAAAATCGCCATAGTCGATCCGACATTTCTCGAATATGGCGGCCACCACATGACCTGCCTTGAGACACTGCAGAAAGCCCTGCAGCCTCATCAGGCGGTCTTCTATATCCATCGGCATTCTTCCTCGGACGTCTCGAACATCCTCGACGATGTCCGGTTCGAGTTCGCGACCGAGCAGCACCGCCTGTCAAACCAGCGCGTGAAAAGGCAAATGAAGCCCGTTCGCTGGACAATTTCCCAAACGGTTCGCAGGTTGGGCGGCAAACCCGCGGACCGGCTCAACGGCAAACACTATGTGCGGGAACTTGAAAGACTGTTCGACGCATACGGACCCTCCGATCATCTGATTTCACCCACAACACGGGCGGATATGCTCGGTTCTCTCATCACCGTAGCTTCTTCACGCAAGACTGAAACTCTACCGCATGTGCATTTGCGTTTTCTGGAATATGCACCCGAATCTGACAGCGCGCTCGCAACGGCGAACTATGAACGTCTTGCCGAACTGTCGGCAGAAAACCCGCATATTCACATCTACACGGAGACGCAAACGCTACGCCGGCATTTTGAAGACCGGTTCGGCATTAAGGGAATAGGCAGCGCGATCCTGCAGCCGGGTCCGACGGTTCCGGCTGTGGAACGCAAAGCGATGTCGGACAAAATCAGGATCGGCTATCTGGGCGGAAATTTACGCAGAAACAAGGGTTTTGAACGCATACCCGCCATTGTCGGGCTGACAATGCAGAAAGTCGCCGGGACGGCGCTTGAGAACAAGATTGAATTTGTTATCCAACTGGCCCATGACGAAAACAGTATCGCCCTGCGAAAGGAATTGTCAGAGCTGCCGGGGATTGCGCAGGGTCAGTTGCGATTTGTCGAGGGCGATCATGATCTGGAGGCCTTTACAGCACTTCTGGCGAGTTGTGACGTCATGCTGTTTCCGTATTCGCAGGCCAGGGAACAGGTTCTGGCCGGCTCGGGCATCTTGATTGATGCGGTGATCCATGGGGTTCCGCTGGTCAGCGCGCCGATTTCCACCCTGAGCGAGTTCGTCGAAGAGGAGACGGGCAAGATCGCGTCCAGTGATCAGGAATTTGCGGATGCAATCGTGGAGATCGCTTCCGATATCGGCACGTATGGGGCCAATGCCGCCCGGCGATCGCTTGAGTTTTCAGAAGCCTGGCGTACGAATGACCTTGTCACAAATGTCCGCCGGTCCCTACAGGATGCGGACGCCTGA
- a CDS encoding IclR family transcriptional regulator: MADRSETGETIPTNLRLLMVLEEIARVGVPVTPTTINQQLGLPKPTIHRLFSTLEAEGFLQREIDGRSYTPGRRLRDLSMGVLTSLRVRTARLAVLDALAEEIGETCNISVPERDSMVYIDRVETKWPLRIQLPVGTHVPFYCTASGKMYLASLNPAHFERYARSARLDRRTGHTITDPDKLLAEVDKTRERGFSQDDEEFMEGMIALAVPIRDVHDRLLSTLSFHAPTQRLKLADAYTYLDKMHEAAAELSRLIIEE; the protein is encoded by the coding sequence ATGGCGGATCGCAGCGAAACCGGTGAAACGATCCCCACAAACCTTCGTTTGTTGATGGTGCTGGAGGAAATTGCTCGGGTCGGCGTTCCCGTAACGCCGACGACGATCAACCAGCAACTGGGATTGCCGAAGCCGACCATACATCGCCTCTTTTCAACGCTCGAAGCCGAGGGTTTCCTTCAGCGCGAAATCGATGGCCGGTCCTATACGCCGGGGCGGCGTCTGCGTGATCTGTCCATGGGGGTCCTGACCTCGCTGCGCGTCCGCACGGCACGCCTTGCCGTTCTTGACGCGCTGGCCGAGGAAATCGGCGAAACCTGCAATATCTCAGTGCCGGAGCGCGATTCGATGGTTTACATCGATCGGGTCGAGACGAAGTGGCCCTTGCGCATCCAGCTTCCCGTCGGAACCCATGTTCCATTCTATTGCACGGCAAGCGGCAAGATGTATCTCGCATCGCTCAATCCGGCGCATTTCGAGCGTTATGCCCGTTCGGCGCGCCTGGACAGGCGCACCGGTCACACAATAACCGATCCGGACAAGCTTCTCGCCGAAGTTGACAAGACCCGTGAGCGTGGTTTTTCCCAGGACGATGAAGAGTTCATGGAAGGCATGATTGCTCTTGCCGTGCCGATCCGCGATGTGCATGACCGCCTGCTGTCGACCTTGTCCTTTCACGCACCGACCCAACGTCTCAAACTGGCGGATGCCTATACCTATCTCGATAAGATGCATGAGGCCGCAGCGGAGTTATCGCGGCTGATCATCGAAGAGTAG
- a CDS encoding TRAP transporter large permease — translation MTDGTWITLISIGVTMFFMLGVPVFLVIGFWVVGCSFVLGLPLDNIGAALADVFTDGFALLAMPLFILTGDLINKSGIARRLSDFAYACLGWIRGGLAMASLGACGLFAAISGSNSATTATIGSMLHPEMVKGGYDERFAAATAAAGGTVGIIIPPSIIFIVYGFLMNLPISELFVAGIVPGALMVGGMQLACWIICRMNGWGHLIRLEFNRVLKTAFGAWLGFFAIGLVLWGIYTGKFSPTEAAGVTVGFCIIVGLICLPLHKIMGSKSEDRPHSEKGFAEMLVVQGFRLTEVPSITARSAQITGILAPLIAVSVVMQQILSVLGAQQVIGDFVTNMGGYYAVLFTAMIIVFIFGMVLESLPVTIILAPILAPIAHSIGVEPVQFAVIFLVGASIGFITPPYGLNLYVASGVTGVPYFKLLRYTVPYLVALISVWFIVALVPELSTVLLPER, via the coding sequence ATGACAGACGGAACCTGGATTACCCTCATCTCAATCGGCGTGACGATGTTTTTCATGCTCGGCGTGCCTGTATTTCTCGTAATCGGCTTCTGGGTGGTGGGCTGCAGCTTCGTGCTGGGGCTGCCGCTCGACAATATCGGCGCAGCACTGGCTGATGTGTTCACGGACGGGTTTGCCTTGCTGGCTATGCCGCTCTTCATTCTGACCGGCGATCTGATCAACAAGTCGGGCATTGCGCGCCGCCTTTCCGATTTCGCCTATGCCTGTCTTGGCTGGATACGTGGCGGACTGGCCATGGCCAGCCTCGGTGCCTGTGGTCTTTTTGCCGCCATTTCCGGCTCCAACTCGGCAACGACGGCCACAATCGGCTCAATGCTGCATCCTGAAATGGTCAAGGGCGGTTACGATGAGCGATTTGCAGCCGCAACCGCTGCTGCCGGCGGCACCGTCGGCATTATTATCCCGCCATCGATTATCTTCATTGTCTATGGCTTCCTGATGAATCTGCCGATCTCGGAACTGTTTGTCGCCGGTATCGTGCCCGGTGCATTGATGGTCGGCGGCATGCAGCTTGCATGCTGGATCATCTGCCGGATGAACGGCTGGGGCCATTTGATCCGGCTGGAGTTCAATCGCGTGCTGAAAACCGCATTCGGGGCATGGCTTGGCTTTTTCGCGATCGGTCTTGTTTTGTGGGGCATCTACACCGGCAAGTTTTCCCCGACGGAAGCAGCCGGTGTCACCGTTGGCTTCTGCATCATCGTCGGCCTGATCTGTCTGCCCTTGCACAAGATCATGGGCTCCAAGAGCGAAGACCGCCCGCACAGCGAAAAAGGCTTTGCGGAAATGCTGGTCGTTCAGGGCTTCCGGCTGACGGAGGTGCCGTCAATTACGGCGCGCTCGGCCCAGATCACCGGCATCCTTGCGCCGCTCATTGCCGTCTCCGTCGTCATGCAGCAGATTTTGTCTGTACTTGGCGCACAGCAGGTCATTGGCGATTTTGTCACCAATATGGGCGGTTATTATGCGGTCCTGTTCACCGCAATGATCATCGTCTTCATCTTCGGCATGGTTCTTGAGAGCCTGCCGGTCACGATCATTCTCGCACCAATCCTGGCGCCGATCGCCCATTCGATCGGTGTGGAACCGGTCCAGTTCGCGGTGATATTCCTCGTCGGCGCGTCCATCGGCTTCATCACGCCGCCCTACGGATTGAACCTGTATGTGGCCAGCGGTGTAACGGGTGTTCCCTATTTCAAACTGCTCAGATATACCGTGCCCTATCTGGTGGCGCTGATCAGCGTTTGGTTCATCGTCGCCCTGGTGCCGGAATTATCGACAGTTCTGCTGCCGGAAAGGTAA
- a CDS encoding TRAP transporter small permease gives MGSLAADIGAIFSAVLSNDSWMISEALRGNGAWVVGFFATLLGAALVLWIYKRVPFIDRQLERSIMVWSYLIIAAIIFVEVFRRFVLSEQAPWSTTLPPFLFLIMTWFGCSYNVRLRTHLAFAEFRTSMPRAGQMACLTLDAVLWFTFCWIVVVTSTRVVANSASNFQIMLGTDNVMQWWFLATVPISFILLCARALENYLEDIARYRSGESLINQAVIGGE, from the coding sequence ATGGGTTCCCTGGCGGCGGATATCGGCGCGATTTTCAGCGCTGTCCTATCGAATGATTCTTGGATGATCAGTGAGGCCCTGCGCGGCAATGGCGCCTGGGTCGTTGGCTTTTTTGCGACGCTTCTGGGCGCTGCTCTTGTGCTTTGGATCTACAAGCGTGTTCCGTTCATCGATCGGCAACTGGAACGCTCGATCATGGTATGGTCTTATCTGATCATCGCAGCGATTATCTTCGTCGAAGTGTTTCGCCGCTTTGTCCTCAGCGAACAGGCTCCCTGGTCGACAACATTGCCTCCCTTCCTTTTCCTGATCATGACCTGGTTCGGCTGCTCTTATAATGTCCGGCTCAGAACCCATCTCGCATTTGCCGAATTCCGCACCTCCATGCCTCGCGCCGGTCAGATGGCTTGTCTGACGCTGGATGCGGTTCTGTGGTTTACCTTCTGCTGGATTGTCGTCGTCACATCCACACGCGTCGTTGCCAATTCGGCGTCGAATTTCCAGATCATGCTCGGCACGGACAATGTCATGCAGTGGTGGTTCCTCGCCACCGTGCCGATCAGCTTCATACTGTTATGCGCGCGAGCGCTGGAAAATTATCTCGAAGATATCGCCAGATACAGGTCGGGCGAAAGCCTGATCAATCAGGCGGTCATCGGCGGCGAATAG
- a CDS encoding TRAP transporter substrate-binding protein — protein MKVSNALGAISRRDLFKLTGQFGISSTLMAAGGLGGAISLSSLAQAAESTYEKRFSKPAKHTLKFGASGFNARNLLIERAGCLEFARDLEERTEGEIRVEFIGDNQICGQLNCVEKTQLGIVDIYAASTQNSAGGAPYLNVLDYAFMFPGRASQYYFLYSPESQRILRDPLEKRHGLKFLFSHCELRGIQLGLKYEKEPTVTKLEELFGTKNRVTGTQLGRIAMQLLNLNPVPIAWEETLDGLKQGLIDGAETWASAVAYANMSPVVSQSVDLKFFCGTEHTSMSAKVFDAMDAHLQDAIMESAYLAQVHVQAANEAALVKTVGFSDPQLPDTLFVENNVRPAFLPEDQIKMAEEMCSPEFNPEPWAAWRERLNNWAGGIDTYTDIHRVAREVPADMKPENVEPRRWWRSS, from the coding sequence ATGAAGGTTTCGAATGCGCTGGGCGCGATATCGCGCCGCGATCTGTTCAAGCTAACGGGTCAATTCGGTATCAGTTCCACGCTTATGGCTGCAGGCGGTCTGGGAGGCGCCATCAGCCTTTCTTCGTTGGCCCAGGCGGCCGAATCCACTTATGAGAAGCGGTTTTCAAAACCCGCAAAACACACTCTGAAGTTTGGTGCGTCCGGATTTAACGCCCGCAACCTGCTCATTGAGCGGGCCGGCTGCCTGGAGTTTGCCCGCGATCTCGAGGAGCGGACCGAAGGTGAAATTCGCGTTGAGTTCATTGGCGACAACCAGATCTGTGGTCAGTTGAACTGTGTGGAAAAGACACAACTCGGCATCGTCGATATCTATGCCGCTTCGACACAGAACTCGGCCGGCGGTGCTCCTTATCTGAACGTGCTTGACTACGCCTTCATGTTCCCGGGCCGTGCCTCGCAGTACTATTTCCTCTACAGCCCGGAAAGTCAGCGTATCCTGCGCGACCCGCTGGAGAAGCGTCACGGCCTGAAGTTCCTCTTCAGCCATTGTGAACTGCGTGGTATCCAGCTTGGCCTGAAATACGAGAAAGAGCCGACGGTCACCAAGCTTGAAGAGCTCTTTGGCACCAAGAACCGCGTGACCGGCACGCAGCTCGGCCGCATCGCCATGCAGCTCCTGAACCTCAACCCGGTTCCGATTGCGTGGGAAGAAACCCTCGATGGGCTGAAGCAAGGCCTCATCGACGGCGCCGAAACCTGGGCTTCTGCGGTGGCTTACGCGAATATGTCGCCGGTGGTCTCGCAGTCCGTTGATCTGAAGTTCTTCTGCGGCACGGAACATACGTCCATGTCCGCCAAGGTCTTTGACGCCATGGATGCGCATCTGCAGGACGCCATCATGGAATCGGCCTATCTGGCGCAGGTCCATGTCCAGGCGGCCAACGAGGCGGCGCTGGTCAAGACCGTCGGTTTCTCCGATCCCCAGTTGCCGGACACCTTGTTCGTTGAAAACAACGTCCGCCCGGCCTTCCTGCCCGAAGACCAGATCAAGATGGCTGAGGAGATGTGTTCGCCGGAGTTCAACCCGGAGCCCTGGGCGGCCTGGCGCGAGCGTCTGAACAACTGGGCCGGCGGAATCGATACCTACACCGATATCCATCGCGTTGCCCGTGAGGTGCCGGCTGACATGAAGCCTGAAAATGTCGAGCCACGCCGCTGGTGGCGTTCCTCCTGA
- a CDS encoding GMC family oxidoreductase: MDTIEADYVVIGAGSAGCVLANRLSADPTVRVVLLEAGGRDLNPWIHIPVGYFKTMHNPSVDWCYSTEPDPGLNGRSLDWPRGKVLGGSSSLNGLLYVRGQHEDYDRWRQMGNDGWGWDDVLPLFKRAENQERGEDDYHGVDGPLNVSNMRLKRPICDAWVAAAQNAGYEFNTDYNGATQEGVGYFQLTAKKGRRCSAAVAYLNPVKKRENLQIITKAHVQNIVFDGKRASGVRFKDRGGAERLVKANKEIVLSAGAIGSPQIMMLSGLGEADQLREHGIDVVADLSGVGKNLQDHLQARLVFKCNEPTLNDEVRSLFNQARIGLKYILFRAGPMTMAASLATGFIKTRDEVATPDIQFHIQPWSADSPGEGVHPFSAFTMSVCQLRPESRGEIRLRSSKASDHPTIHPNYLATPLDCRTIVDGVKIARRIAEQKPLSGKIASEFRPGPETVDDDAILDWVRNASTTIYHPTGTCRMGNDDGSVVDARLRVHGIEGLRIADCSIMPEIVSGNTNAPAIMIGEKASDMMLQDR; encoded by the coding sequence ATGGACACTATTGAAGCCGATTATGTCGTTATCGGAGCTGGGTCTGCGGGATGCGTACTGGCCAACAGGCTGTCTGCGGATCCGACTGTGCGGGTGGTCCTTCTCGAGGCTGGCGGTCGCGATCTGAATCCGTGGATCCACATCCCGGTCGGCTATTTCAAGACAATGCACAACCCCAGTGTCGACTGGTGCTACAGCACCGAGCCGGACCCCGGTCTTAACGGCCGCTCGCTCGATTGGCCACGCGGCAAGGTGCTTGGCGGATCGTCTTCCCTCAACGGCCTGCTTTATGTGCGGGGCCAGCACGAGGATTACGATCGCTGGCGCCAGATGGGCAATGACGGCTGGGGATGGGATGACGTGCTGCCGCTGTTCAAGCGTGCCGAGAACCAGGAACGCGGCGAGGATGACTATCACGGTGTCGACGGCCCGCTGAATGTGTCCAACATGCGGCTCAAGCGTCCGATTTGCGATGCATGGGTCGCAGCCGCACAAAATGCCGGATACGAATTCAACACGGACTACAACGGAGCCACCCAGGAAGGAGTCGGCTATTTCCAGCTCACCGCCAAGAAGGGCAGGCGCTGCAGTGCAGCCGTTGCCTACCTTAATCCGGTCAAGAAGCGGGAAAACCTTCAAATCATCACGAAGGCGCATGTTCAGAACATCGTGTTCGACGGCAAACGCGCCAGCGGAGTCCGGTTCAAGGACCGCGGCGGGGCCGAACGCTTGGTCAAGGCAAACAAGGAAATCGTGCTTTCGGCTGGTGCCATCGGCTCGCCGCAGATCATGATGCTGTCAGGTCTTGGCGAGGCTGACCAGCTTCGCGAGCATGGTATCGACGTGGTGGCGGATCTTTCGGGTGTCGGAAAGAACCTGCAGGACCACCTGCAGGCGCGGCTCGTCTTCAAATGCAACGAACCGACGCTGAATGACGAGGTGCGCAGCCTGTTCAATCAGGCGCGTATCGGCCTTAAATATATCCTGTTCCGTGCCGGTCCGATGACCATGGCGGCGAGCCTTGCAACCGGATTCATCAAGACAAGGGATGAGGTCGCCACACCCGACATCCAGTTCCATATCCAGCCCTGGTCGGCCGATAGCCCCGGTGAAGGGGTTCATCCTTTCTCCGCCTTTACGATGTCGGTGTGCCAGCTCCGGCCCGAGAGCCGTGGAGAGATACGTCTTCGCAGCAGCAAGGCGTCCGACCATCCGACGATCCACCCAAATTACCTCGCCACTCCGCTCGACTGCCGCACGATCGTGGACGGCGTGAAGATCGCCCGCCGGATTGCCGAGCAGAAGCCGCTTTCGGGCAAGATTGCCAGCGAGTTCAGACCCGGTCCGGAAACGGTTGATGACGATGCGATCCTCGACTGGGTCCGCAATGCATCCACCACCATCTACCATCCGACAGGCACCTGCCGCATGGGCAATGATGACGGATCCGTGGTCGATGCAAGGCTGAGAGTCCACGGCATTGAGGGCCTGCGCATCGCTGATTGTTCGATCATGCCGGAAATCGTCTCGGGCAATACCAACGCGCCGGCCATCATGATTGGCGAAAAGGCCAGCGACATGATGCTGCAGGACCGGTAG